The genomic region TAATGAAATCAACTCGAGTGCCAAACGACCCTTGAACAAGCGGATGCATGGACGAGCGCGAGAGCCGAACGATGGTCGGATCGCGCTTTCcaatcattttccaccgccagCCTCTCGCGCGGGTGGTTCgcgtttcccatttttcccaagacacaaaccaatcaaatgaACGACGCAATGCGAGCGACGAGTGCCATTGTGTGCGGGGCCACTTTCCTGCTTGGCGCGGGCTTGTTGAGTTTCACCACAGCCAGAGTCGGGAAAGTAAATAGGAAAGCAAAGAGTAAAATGCTATAATACCACTAGACGTCATATTAATGATTGTTTGATGATCCCATCACCGCTATTCGTTGGCGGAACGtctttttcatctttcatctttCCATCCTCAGGTTTCGTCACAACAGACGCTACCTCAAAGGGAATCCGAGAATAAGGGAGCTCCATTGCACGCCCTCTGCATCGTACGAGCCTAGTCGGTATTCCACGTGATGGCCATTGGTATGACGGGGCGCCGGAATGGCCGCCGAGGCCGCTACTGGCACATGGGCATTGTGTTCCTGGTGTACTCCAGCTTCCACGCGTACTCTGCGTCGATCGGTGGCGGGAGCGACGAGCGAGGAGCTGGCGGTGAGCTGGGCGGTATCGACCTGTCCAACGTCACACCGAACCCGGCCTTCTACGCCACCTCGGCGTCGTCCTCGGGCGAGACGTCCGGCGAAATCGACACAACCGCACCGGACGACGTAAACCCGACGGAGGAATCGAAACCGACGAGCCGGCCGCACCATACGCACCCCACTTGGAGGCCACGGCGGGAAAACTGTACCCCTCCTGCCATCGAACAGTTCCCCCAGCCGCTGATGGGGCCCAACGTGCGGAAGCATGGCGGCTTGATCATACACGTCCTAGTGGCCGTCTTCACCTTCCTCGGACTGGCCATCGTGTGCGATGACTACTTCGTTTCGAGTTTAGATAGAATTTGTGAAGGTACGTTCTAGAATCACATAGAGCTCAGTTCACCAtcctttatttaatttaatctatCTGACTGGTTTCAGAATTAAAACTATCTCCGGATGTCGCTGGTGCGACGTTTATGGCCGCCGGCAGCTCGGCTCCAGAGTTGGCAACCGTGGTGATCGGGGTGTTCTTCGCTAAGGATGACATTGGCATCAGTGGCGTCATTGGATCGGCTGTCTTCAACATCATGTTCGTCATCTCCGTGTGCGCCCTGTGCTCCGGTACGGTGCTGCAGCTCAACTGGTGGCCACTGGTTCGTGACTGCACTTTCTACACCATCTCCATTCTGGTCATGCTGATCGTCATCATCAACGATGTGATCTCGTGGGTGGAGTCGCTAATCATGCTGCTCTTCTACGTGGTGTACTGCGTGGCACTGCATTTCAATACGCCGTTGGAAAAGTGGGCCCATACCTGGAACCTTCCGATCAAGCTGCCCACGAAGGAGGAACAGTCCGCGCTCGTCACGTACAAGAACCTGCCCGAGACGACCTATACCCAGGGTCAGCAGCCTGGACAGCAGGAAGCCCAACAGCCGCCTGCCGAGCAGCCGCCGGCGGCTGACCCGGGCTACGCAGCCTATATGGATCCCAACTCGAGCTGGGATCCAAATGCGGCCTGGGGTGAACCTGCAGCACCGGTAGCAAACACCGTTGCCGTGGGCAATGTTAACGATGCCTGGAACAGTGGAACCGGTCAGCAGCATTACGCCTACGAGGATCAGTACGGCCAGGACGGTGGCCAGAAGGCatcccaacagcagcagcaggcagtCGTCCAACAGCAAACGGCAGTGGCACCCCAGGCGCCTGGTGAAGATTACTACAAACCGAAGGAACCGCGACCACAAGATTCGCACAATCCTCTGGAGAAGCCCGTCGACGGGGGCATCCTGGCGCAGGTATCGTGGGCAATCGTATACCCCATCCACTACACTGCCCGCCTCACGATGCCCGACTGCAAGACGGAGAAGTACAAAAACTGGTACCCATTCACGTTTCTCATCTCGATGATCTGGATCTCGTTTTACTCGTACTTCATGGTGTGGATGATAACGATCATCGGTTCGACCCTCGGCATCCCTGATACCGTCATGGGACTAACGTTCGTGGCCGCGGGTGTGTCCGTCCCGGACGCGCTTAGTTCCATCGCGGTGATCAAGGAAGGCTACGGCGACATGGCCGTGTCGAACGCCGTCGGGTCGAACGTGTTCGATATACTCATCTGCCTCGGGCTGCCCTGGTTCATCCAGACCGCGATCATCAAGCCCGGCTCGCACGTCAACGTCATCTCGAAGGGCCTGACGTACTCCACGCTGTCGCTGCTGTCGACGGTGATGTTCTTGCTGTTCGCGACGCACCTCAACGGCTGGAAGCTGGACAAGCGTCTCGGAATTGTGCTGATGTTCTGGTACCTGCTCTTCATCACCGTCGCATCGCTTTACGAACTGAACTTCTTCGGTCAGCTGAATCCTCCCGAATGCCCCAGTAAGTGTAATTACAATCCTTACAGcaaaaacgatttttccaccttGAACTTCACGGTAACAATGATCTGGTCTTTCTATCTCTCTTGTCTTCATTCCAGGTATCTATTAAACCCTCGACATCAACACCactaccatcaccaccgccacccCACACATTTCGTTAATCTTCCGCATTGCATTGTTCTTCCATCAAAATGCACCAACAAAAAGTAGTCGGCAAGCACCAGAGAAGTTAAACTTTCCTCCGGCAAACCCCCAAATCTGCCTGTGCTGATCTGTGCGTTCAACTTCCATTGTTTAAACTTTAGTTAGAAGCAGCTTtgaaaaaccaaatcaaaaacaaatcctGCAGGTATGTCTGTTTGTCCACAAATGAATTCACTTGTTGGCCACTACGCCCTGTCCTCAGTATACAACAAACCTCGTCTTTGGGGTGTTGCGCAATGAAGCTCGATCGTGTTACTTCATGTCGTGCATCGGGAGCGCCCCCTAGTGTTCGATAATGGTACCGGTTTTCGCATACCTATTAGTAAACAGTTGTGCCATAATAATCTAGCTACTTACCTGCTAAGTTACGATGGTTTAACGTCACGTTCTGTTTACTTCCGTTATGTTACCTTAGAATTTAGTTTAGTCCTcaacatacacactcacaaaTCGAGCAAAGTAGCAACATTTGCCCTCACGCTTAGTGACCTAATGTATTCGATATTCATTCTAGTTCTAATCTAACTCAATGTAGCTATTGCAAGGGGTAGGTATATTAATCGAATGTacttgtgtgtgcgtgtgtgcatcaTCGATTCGATGAGTAATGTTCGACAAACGGATAGATTCAAAATCCATAGAGAGGATCTAAAcggttaagaaaaaaaactaatcgaAAGCAAAATAAGCAGCAGGACCAAAAATGATGGTAACAcggaaaaaacacaccaaaagaATAGGATTACGTCGGTGCGGGACGaataaattcttttaaaaGTCACGCGTTTGTCCCATCGAAATCGTTATCGAGATCGATCACATCATCGGATTTGAACTCTTTTATTgcgacacacacgcacaagcgATCGAAAgatacaaaagaaacacagaAACATGTTATCATTATGTTACAGCATGAAACATGGCGTACATAAAGTAGCTTTGACGCGAGTCTACATTTTGCATTTCATCAAACGCATTCTGCCAACCATAAAATGGAATGAAGAGGATGTAACCTCACGAGGGTTCACGTACTAGGTGTAAATACACAGATCGCACCACTGTCAGAAGTGTTTCCGATGTTTGTGAAGGaaagccaaaacaaaaaaaacaaagcatatTACGTTAGAAAGGACAGTTCTGTATAAAGCATCGTTGCAATCCTGTATGAAACGCCTCTCAGATTGGGTTCGCTGGAACTGAAACGAAGGAAATGCGCAAACACGTTAAAACGGGTACAATCTACTATGCTCGATCCCGCCTGTCGTCTCGCAATTAGGGACTGGTTTGAGAGGGGGCTATTTGCTTATGTGCACGGCTCCTTATTCTTTTCAACAGTGCGTGATGCAAACAGCCGACTCAACGGTCCTACACCCACTAAACTAATAAGTATTAGAGACAATATATACATGCATGTATCTATCATCCACGAATCGGCCGGCTGAGTTGTCCGAGATGGCCTCTGGGTAGGGTAGCGGCCATTACCGAATTCTGCGTTTTCCATAGGTTCACggtgtgaagaaaaacaaaacagaaaaccccTTTGAGGCTTCTTCGGCACAGGAGcacatttttcctccgccAAACCCGCGCTGCCGGAGTGgagcataaataaattaagtgCGATAAAGTTATTTACATATATTAGGATATAGTGCAATGCCCAATGACCACATCGGAACTGGCCCCACAGAATGCAGAACGCAACACTCAGCAGAGGTGCCCTACTCGAACTATTGtctgtttctctctctctctctctctctcaatcACCTTTTCCCAAAATGTGTATTAAAAGAAAAGTATCTACGCTAGTACCGCTGTTGTAATTGTTGATTcctaatttgttttcttttgacgAGCTAGCTCACGTAAACTACAAATAGCAACTAGCTTTAACTGGTGAAAAGGAACTTTTCGCATTTGCCATTTGAAGTAAATCGAACCAACTCGATCAGGATGCTGTCTGTGTCGATCGAATATTTATGCTCGTTTCCTCATACCAGCGAAATTTATTGACTGTTCGTAATTGCTGGAGGACCGGGgggaaattaaaagaaaaaaaagattcgATGCTGTAGTATTTCGCTCTACTCAACAGTTACGGTGATGTTacattgtttatttaattccATAATATTAGCCAATAGTGTTGCCAACAGCACTACCATTGAAGGGGTACTTTGGTCGACGTACGAAAAACGCAATGGTGAACGGTTTATTTTATCAACCTTTAGAAAGCAAATGCATTGACAACAGTATGCAAATGTACAATTAACTGTAATCTAGATCAATTAGGATGCTTGATAATAATTACCGTTCTTCATGCGAAGCGAAGCCGAACGGAGGCGttatgaggtttagaagtcGCTGTAACCTATAGTCGGGTCGACAACGCGCCAAAGCGCATCTAATGCCCATTGCAAAACGCAATGCaaaaggaggagaaaaacacaacagccGAAATAAACCTTGGTACAAATCCGCACGTGAAAcgggaaagtgaaaagaaatgaaGCCACCATTGGCTAAGCTCCgccttatttttctttttaccaaCCCCTAAcgagttttcgtttcgaatattttcatttcccatccgTCTCATCCTTCCGATCGTTCGTAATACACGTCCCTTCTGCGTTCCATGCATTTGCCATGTATTTAGCCTTTATGACGTTCCTAGAACACATGCACGTAGAGACGCACGCcggcaaacaacaaaacaagggAAAATTCGTAGATTCTGAGGCACCCCCTTCATGATGCACGCCACCAGTGTAGGGCACACAGCAACCGGACACAGATCCCAGGCCTCCTAGGGAGGCAAACGCGGTTGACAACGGTTGATTCTAGATGTAATCTGGATAGTGTAGCACGTGTCCTAGAATCAACCAGAACTCAACCGGCGGAAGGTTAGTCTTCGTTCGGGGgactttggaaaaaaaaaccggcaacCAAGCGATCATCATCAGTATAAAAAAGACAAGCTTCTCCCTAGCTGCGTTTGGAAAGAAGAAAGCGATCGGACACTTTCTTTAACCCTCGAGAGCCCGCCAAAGGATGATCCTCGCTCGAAGGGGGAAAAGCGTAAAATCAGGCCAAAAGCAGAAAGGAGAGACGCTCCAGGTCCAACCGGATGTGGTCTAACCGGACAGAATGTGCAACGTGCCATGGGAGTTGGCGCCGTACCCGACGTACATTCGTAGTGATGCACCGAGCACTAAATGAAGCACCGTAGTGGATTTTGATGAATTTCGTCATagtttcaaacataaaataaccAGCGCAGAGGAGGGCACAGCTTATTCCTTAAATTGACCTCTAACCCGGTCACCGGTGACTTGCAGCGAGTGATAACACCGTCACTGTAAGAGTTCTGTTTCCAGCATATCTATCTGGTTTACGGATGGAAAAGTATCACAGGAGGAGCCTTCAAGGGTTTCCCAGAATAACCCTTGCCTACCTTAGCGGGAGAGGAAGCGTCCAACATCAAAAGACGCCACAACGAGACTGTTCATACCGCCGTGGGCTATGAAAACCATTACCCGATCGCTTTTCATCCTACTGGATATTGTATCCTTACACCATTCACCACGGACCACGCGCCCCACTCAACGGCTTTATTGGATACAACGAATCTCGTGTCAATTGCATTGCTCCAAAGGAACCCAAGGATCATGGATCGTTAAAATAAACTGAGAACTATCCCGCAGCAGCAGACTGTGTGTACATACGAATATGGAGGTGATTGAACGCAAGATATCCGCTGAACGAAGATCCCATGGTATATTGCCGTTCCACGATGTACGGCCGCATTTGGCTACGTTTCTTCGACATTATCGTTCGGCTTtagaaaagcaataaaagcaATATCTTCCCACTGATAAATGTTGCAGGCATCTTCCAAGCATGTACCTTCAGTATttcgattgtttattttaacattAGTTTCTATCTATTTTTAAGATTTTCTTATcgttatatttattttgatgttaAGGATCCAAATGACACAAGAATGTAGTTCAAACAATCATCGTTGGCGATGATTATCAGATATAAAATGATCGAGCACTTATGGTTTGCTAACTGCTGGCTTGAAATATCAATCAAACGCAAAACGTAGGTAATATTCGAAGAAAAGGTAGCGAGACCACCAGGTGTAATTATGCCAGGCACAATAATGCATCATACGAGCCAAACAACATATATAAAACGATTGTACTCCCACCACCCACAATGTAAAATGCATAAACGACCCAGATGGAGAAAAAAGCCAGTGGAAAATATTATTGGCATAATCGTTCTCATATTGTTTTCTCCTTCCTTGAATGTACTATAAGGAATGTATTATCTCGTGTCGCTTAAAAGAGTATAGCAACAAACCAATGGAGATCGACCTCCGTCAAAACGAAGAAATAAAGACAACAATTATGCAAAACTCCTTTGGACAAAACTCATTGCCATTGAAAGCTAACCAAATTTCTTGTATCGACATCCGCAAGAAACATCACTTTGTGATTAATTGTTTTGCATCTATTCCATTCCTTAActagcaaaagcaaaagaattCACGAAACAATGTTGGGTTACAAAAGACAAAATAACCACCACGCGAAAAGTAGATCCGATTCCCACTCCATGAAAGTGTTTGTAAATGGGTTGAAAGAGAAACATAAgacaaaacagcaaacaaaaaaaatatacaatataaaaccaaaactaatttaaaaccaaacaaactgcTCATGCTATGAGATGTTAATTGttgaaaaagttaaataaaaatgtaatgatAAAAGACGACCCAAGAGTTTTACCTCCCCATACAATCTTCTTTTTCATATTGCAACTTTAATGGTCAATTgagaataaaacatatttaccaaaacaaataaagtaaatgaaaTGGATTACCTTCATTATATATAATGTAATATATTACCGTACAGTCGCGCgtataacattattttttgaGTGGCGTGGGTTCGTATCCCAACCTGGCCTTCCCCTGTacaagaggactgactatccacgtaaacaaagggaaaaagcctAGTAAACCTCTAACGGGGCACCCACGACCAACACGGTTGCGCCAAAAAGACCACTAttgttattaaaattgttgtgtTACTCGTTTTGCTTTATGTAGTGTATTATTGCACTTACTATAAatctttgatttaaaaaaataactattCTTATCAATGCCCCCACGAATTTGAAATAGCACCACCAGGTTTGTaagcaatatttttgaaaacataaatcatgGGTTGTACGCAAGCTGTGTGGAACTTTTATGCGGGTACAACCCGAGGTTGCTAAGCTTTTGAAGTTTATCTTTGCTCAAATAACCTTTTTGGGCTTGCAATGAACCGGAAAACCGGTTCAATTGCCGATCGATATCGTAaaagtggtgggaaaattaaaatttttcgaTTCCAATCCggtctgagatccggatcagCAAATCCCAATCCGGCATATCATACATGCACATTCTGCTTGCTGATTATGATCTTTCATGTGTTGAATTCATTGAATAATTTACATGAAACGACAGAATCTAATTGATATACTCAATTTTATCCaaaaagagtagcatttaaaaatcattgttgTTAGAAGTTTTTTGTCATCAAAATACCTTTCATTTGAGTGGTCTAATGTCCTAACTGACTAAGGCACTAATAGATTTGTAACAAATTGGTTATTTTTGCCATTATTTCAAATTGTgaccaaggttttttttaaattcgttGATTTTAAGCTGACAGCTTCGGTCAAATGAAATCAAGAAATGGACAAATCGATTCCCATAGGAGACTCGATTcaccaaatccgaatcccaaaccATCTATAgaatatgaaaataacaaacaaactgaTAACTCGTTTTTTTCGTAAATAATAATACTAAACATTTCCGATTGTTGGTTCACTGTTGTAAATTATTCTGTTGATTGTAAGCTCGATTAAATTGACATacaatataaacaaaaactgcatctttcacaaacattttaaatcaatcGTTAGTTTTTAATATGATGGAATTATTAAAATCAATGTTTTCGGACTCAAAATTGTGAAAACAACCAACCTGGTAACATACCGCGAGCCAAACTCGTTGAACACTGATATGGACAGTAATCAATCGTTGTCACTAACCGCGCAATCGAAATCAAGAGCTGTCCAGCCCACGGATAGACGAGCAGTACTATAGATTCTACGCAAAACAGCTTTGCAACAAAGCAACAGTCGTAGTGTCCGGTTGCGTTTGCTCGCGGAATGCTAATTTGATGTTCTGTTTTTACGAGACAACAGTGTGCTGGTGTGCGTAGTGGTCACTTCGAGCAAAGTCCCAAACACTCGCGCTTATCAGCGAGGAGAcaggctttaaaaaaaacaaatccagcTTGAGACACACACGGCGGGATCTGCGGTAAAGGCTCGTCAGTCTTTCCCGGCAATACAGCGGAGGTGGATGGTTTAGAGTGCTGTCGCAGTGCTTCATCGTTGCAAAAGGGTAGCTGGAAAAGTGCAGCCTTCCTCCACCCCAACCCATCGACCGAGCTTATATAATCGATAGTGTAGTACGTTTTCGTGCAAGCATTCATAATGGCAACCGAATTACCTCGAGTAAACCTGGATGAGCCGCGCTACGACCAGAGTACCTACCTGAACCGTGCAAAGCACTTTCTTATCGTCACCAACCCTCTGAATGCGTTTGCCACCGAGGAACAGCTCGACCGAGCTGCTCGGATCGTGCGCGACTATCGGTAGGTCTGAGATTTTCGGCACCCTTTTGACCTCGCCCCGTTGAAGTCGAACCTTGTTCGCTTCCTTTTGCCTTTTCTATTATCAGCTGTTTatgctaggttttttttaaattttcattcattgcCCACTCTCAACAGGGCCGGCAAACCAGTACCGGATGTGCGTAGCGTCGATGAACTGTGGAGCGCCAAGTATCTGTACGACAGTGCGTTCCACCCGGACACGGGCGAGAAGATGTTGCTGGTGGGACGCATGTCGGCCCAGGTGCCCATGAACATGACCATCACCGGGTGCATGATGACGTTCTACAAGTCGACACCAGCCGTCATCTTCTGGCAGTGGTTTAACCAGTCGTTCAACGCGGTGGTCAATTACACGAACCGTTCCGGTGCGTCGCCGATCAGCCAGGAGCAGTTGCTCACCTCGTACTGCATGGCAACAGGTGGCGCCCTGGTGACTGCACTTTCGCTCAATCGGCTCGTGCGGGTAAGATGTCGTCATCCGACGGATTCTCCTCCCAGATGCCAGTCTGTTGGCATCTGCCCAACATCTGGTGGATGGCCACCGTCTAGAGTAGACTCTGATCTTTTTTCTTCGTCCTGATACTTAATGCAACGTTTTAGAATGCGCCCCCACTTGTCGGACGTCTTGTGCCCCTCGCAGCCGTCGCCGCGGCCAATTGCATTAACATTCCATTGATGCGTATACAGTAAGTAGCGTTCGCGAGGGAGCGATCGAATAACGCTGAGTGTGCCATTCATTGGTCCGTCGTTTGGCTTCGGTTGGCACGAATTTGGCTTCATGTATTGCCTCGTTCGTATTCCCACACGTTGCAACACTCTTGG from Anopheles coustani chromosome 3, idAnoCousDA_361_x.2, whole genome shotgun sequence harbors:
- the LOC131262766 gene encoding probable sodium/potassium/calcium exchanger CG1090, which gives rise to MAIGMTGRRNGRRGRYWHMGIVFLVYSSFHAYSASIGGGSDERGAGGELGGIDLSNVTPNPAFYATSASSSGETSGEIDTTAPDDVNPTEESKPTSRPHHTHPTWRPRRENCTPPAIEQFPQPLMGPNVRKHGGLIIHVLVAVFTFLGLAIVCDDYFVSSLDRICEELKLSPDVAGATFMAAGSSAPELATVVIGVFFAKDDIGISGVIGSAVFNIMFVISVCALCSGTVLQLNWWPLVRDCTFYTISILVMLIVIINDVISWVESLIMLLFYVVYCVALHFNTPLEKWAHTWNLPIKLPTKEEQSALVTYKNLPETTYTQGQQPGQQEAQQPPAEQPPAADPGYAAYMDPNSSWDPNAAWGEPAAPVANTVAVGNVNDAWNSGTGQQHYAYEDQYGQDGGQKASQQQQQAVVQQQTAVAPQAPGEDYYKPKEPRPQDSHNPLEKPVDGGILAQVSWAIVYPIHYTARLTMPDCKTEKYKNWYPFTFLISMIWISFYSYFMVWMITIIGSTLGIPDTVMGLTFVAAGVSVPDALSSIAVIKEGYGDMAVSNAVGSNVFDILICLGLPWFIQTAIIKPGSHVNVISKGLTYSTLSLLSTVMFLLFATHLNGWKLDKRLGIVLMFWYLLFITVASLYELNFFGQLNPPECPSIY
- the LOC131272146 gene encoding sideroflexin-1-3; translation: MATELPRVNLDEPRYDQSTYLNRAKHFLIVTNPLNAFATEEQLDRAARIVRDYRAGKPVPDVRSVDELWSAKYLYDSAFHPDTGEKMLLVGRMSAQVPMNMTITGCMMTFYKSTPAVIFWQWFNQSFNAVVNYTNRSGASPISQEQLLTSYCMATGGALVTALSLNRLVRNAPPLVGRLVPLAAVAAANCINIPLMRIQEIKNGVTLLDKDGKELGQSVRAAKEGISAVTFSRILMAMPGMVFTPVLMNTLEKRGFLRRFPWANAPIQTLFCGLCLTFATPLCCALFSQKASISVDSLEEDLRTKLRKERPELDIVFYNKGL